A DNA window from Impatiens glandulifera chromosome 7, dImpGla2.1, whole genome shotgun sequence contains the following coding sequences:
- the LOC124910829 gene encoding golgin candidate 6: MDLVSGYKNRVQGVVGRVFGNESSSSSEDSYVERLLDRISNGVLAEDRRNAITELQSVVTESRAAQLAFGAMGLPVLLSVLKEERADVEMVRGALETLVGALTPLGHVRGPENEIQPALLNADLLSREPESIALLLSLLSEEDFYVRYYTLQLLTALLTNSQNRLQEAILTIPQGITRLMDMLMDREVIRNEALLLLTYLTREAEEIQKIVVFEGAFEKIFSIIREEGGSEGGVVVQDCLELLNNILRNNASNQVLLRETIGLDPLVSILKLRGNTYSFTQQKTTNLLGVLETINLLVMGNLVADVGKDTIKLTNKTVLVQKKTLDYLLMLGVESQWAPIPLRCKALKCIGDLIAGNPKNLDILASKFLGEETNPEPALNSILRIILRTSSMHEFIAADYIFKCFCEKNRDGQMMLASTLIPQPQSMTGAPVEDDVNMSFGSMLLHGLTLSENEGDLESCCRAASVLSHVVQDNLKCKEKALQIELEAPSSSLGGLEPLLHRMVKYLAVASSMKNRDGKTNLSESSYTQPIILKLLITWLYDCPSAVQCFLDARPHLTYLIDLVSKSTSSVTVSGLAAILLGECVIYNKSKESGKDAFAIVDVISQKIGLTAYFLRFDEMQKSSLFSAAAAKSSHSHTPLSRSAAASMVEIENEDESTTSANKDEDHPILVPLFDSQFVDFIKNLEASIRESIIDTYSCPKSKVAVVPAELEQVSGESDADYVKRLKSFVDKQCTEIQDLLSRNATLAEDVAKTGGNGQSRAEYTRSSGGGGGGSERVQVETLRRDLQEQSQRVEMLKAEKAKIESEAIMYKTLAAKTESDLKSLSDAYNSLEEVNFQLEKEIKALKLGGAVAAPDIEAIKEEAREEAQKDSEVELNDLLVCLGQEQSKVEKLSERLMELGEDVDVLLEGIGDDAAGGIPGEGEEEEEEEED; this comes from the exons ATGGATTTGGTCTCTGGCTATAAG AATCGAGTTCAAGGTGTTGTTGGTCGTGTGTTTGGAAATGAGAGTTCCTCCTCTAGTGAAGATAG TTATGTTGAACGGTTGCTCGACCGTATCAGTAACGGTGTTCTGGCAGAGGACAGAAGAAACGCTATTACTGAACTTCAATCTGTTGTAACTGAAAGTCGTGCTGCGCAATTGGCTTTTGGGGCAATGG GCTTACCAGTACTTCTGAGTGTTTTGAAGGAAGAGCGTGCAGATGTTGAAATG GTTCGCGGTGCTCTTGAGACTCTTGTTGGTGCCTTGACTCCACTAGGTCATGTAAGAGGGCCTGAAAATGAGATTCAACCGGCTTTGTTGAATGCTGATCTTCTTTCGAGAGAACCAGAAAGCATTGCTCTTCTTCTTAGCTTATTG TCTGAGGAGGATTTCTATGTGCGCTATTATACACTACAACTTTTGACAGCCCTCCTTACAAATTCTCAAAACAG GTTGCAGGAAGCTATTTTGACCATACCTCAGGGTATAACTCGGCTTATGGACATGCTTATGGATCGAGAG GTCATAAGGAATGAGGCCTTGTTGCTTCTCACATACTTGACACGTGAAGCTGAG GAGATTCAAAAGATTGTGGTCTTTGAAGGAGCTTTTGAAAAGATTTTTAGTATTATCAGGGAAGAAGGGGGTTCAGAAGGTGGTGTTGTTGTGCAG GATTGTCTTGAGTTATTGAACAATATCCTGCGAAACAATGCCTCGAATCAG GTATTGCTGAGGGAGACCATAGGTTTGGACCCTTTGGTATCAATTCTAAAGCTCAGAGGAAATACCTACAGTTTTACTCAACAAAAG ACTACTAACCTACTTGGTGTACTGGAGACCATCAATTTGCTGGTGATGGGAAATCTTGTAGCTGATGTTGGCAAAGACACCATCAAGCTGACCAATAAAACAGTCTTGGTCCAA AAAAAGACTCTGGACTATCTTCTAATGTTAGGAGTAGAAAGTCAATGGGCACCCATTCCTTTGCGATGTAAG GCACTTAAATGCATTGGAGATCTAATAGCTGGAAACCCCAAGAATCTTGATATCCTTGCAAGTAAATTTCTTGGAGAGGAGACAAATCCAGAGCCTGCTTTAAATTCAATCCTCAGAATCATCTTGCGCACTTCAAGTATGCATGAGTTCATAGCAGCGGATTACATTTTCAAGTGCTTCTGTGAG AAAAACCGTGATGGGCAAATGATGCTTGCTTCTACGTTGATCCCTCAACCACAGTCAATGACTGGTGCTCCAGTTGAGGACGATGTGAACATGTCATTTGGAAg CATGCTTTTACATGGGCTTACCTTGAGCGAGAATGAAGGCGATCTTGAG AGTTGCTGCAGAGCTGCTAGTGTTCTCTCACATGTAGTACAAGACAATCTCAAATGCAAAGAGAAA GCTTTACAAATAGAACTTGAGGCCCCATCCTCGTCTTTAGGAGGCTTAGAGCCATTGTTGCACCGCATGGTCAAATATTTGGCCGTTGCTTCTTCAATGAAAAATCGGGATGGAAAAACCAATCTATCTGAAAGTTCTTATACACAGCCGATCATACTAAAATTGCTTATCACTTGGCTTTATGATTGCCCAAGTGCAGTGCAATGCTTCCTAGATGCACGTCCCCATCTTACATATTTGATTGATTTAGTATCGAAATCAACCTCGTCAGTTACTGTCAGTGGGCTAGCAGCCATACTTCTAGGAGAGTGTGTCATTTATAATAAGTCCAAAGAAAGTGGAAAAGATGCATTTGCGATAGTTGATGTCATAAGTCAGAAAATCGGGCTGACAGCCTACTTTCTGAGGTTTGATGAGATGCAGAAATCTTCCCTTTTCTCTGCTGCTGCTGCTAAGTCATCCCATTCTCATACACCCTTGTCAAGATCTGCAGCTGCAAGTATGGTGGAGATTGAGAACGAGGATGAGAGTACAACTTCTGCAAACAAGGATGAGGATCATCCCATACTAGTGCCCTTATTTGACTCACAATTTGTTGACTTCATTAAGAACTTAGAGGCAAGTATTAGAGAAAGTATTATTGATACCTATAGCTGTCCGAAGAGCAAGGTGGCTGTAGTTCCAGCGGAACTGGAACAAGTGAGCGGTGAAAGTGATGCAGACTATGTCAAGCGACTTAAATCTTTTGTGGACAAGCAATGCACTGAAATACAG GACCTTCTGAGTCGTAATGCAACTTTGGCGGAAGATGTGGCGAAGACAGGTGGGAATGGTCAATCTAGAGCAGAGTATACTAGATCgagtggtggtggtggtggaggatcAGAGAGGGTTCAAGTAGAGACCTTACGCAGAGATCTCCAAGAGCAATCCCAACGAGTGGAGATGTTAAAAGCCGAGAAGGCCAAGATTGAATCTGAAGCGATAATGTACAAGACACTGGCTGCGAAGACCGAGTCTGACCTGAAGAGCTTGTCTGATGCCTACAACAGTCTTGAAGAGGTAAATTTCCAGCTGGAGAAGGAAATTAAGGCCTTGAAACTGGGAGGGGCGGTGGCTGCTCCAGATATCGAGGCTATAAAGGAAGAAGCAAGGGAGGAAGCGCAGAAGGATAGTGAAGTTGAATTGAACGATTTGCTGGTCTGCCTTGGACAAGAGCAAAGTAAGGTGGAGAAGTTGAGTGAAAGGTTGATGGAGTTGGGGGAAGATGTTGATGTATTGCTTGAAGGTATTGGAGATGATGCAGCTGGAGGGATTCCGGGTGAAGgcgaagaagaggaagaagaagaagaagactaa
- the LOC124945545 gene encoding 40S ribosomal protein S10-3-like: MIIPEKNRREISKYLFQEGVCYAKKDFNLAKHPDIDVPNLQVIKLMQSFKSKEYVRETFAWMHYYWFLTNDGIEFLRTYLNLPSEIVPATLKKSARPQGRPMGGPPGDRPRGPPRFEGERPRFGDREGYRAGPPREFGGEKSGAPADYQPFFRGPGGRGGGGFGRGSGGFGGAAPAGSDLP; encoded by the exons ATG ATCATTCCAGAGAAGAACCGCAGAGAAATCTCCAAATACCTCTTTCAAG AGGGTGTTTGTTATGCCAAGAAAGACTTCAACTTGGCCAAGCACCCCGATATCGATGTCCCAAATCTTCAGGTTATTAAGCTTATGCAGAGCTTCAAGTCTAAGGAATACGTTCGTGAGACTTTCGCATGGATGCATTACTATTGGTTCCTAACCAATGACGGTATCGAATTTCTCCGAACTTATCTTAACTTGCCTTCAGAAATTGTCCCTGCTACTTTGAAGAAGTCTGCTAGGCCACAGGGACGCCCAATGGGTGGCCCACCAGGCGATCGCCCCCG TGGCCCTCCTAGATTTGAAGGAGAAAGACCTAGGTTCGGTGACAGAGAAGGTTACAGAGCTGGTCCTCCTCGTGAGTTTGGTGGTGAGAAAAGTGGAGCTCCGGCTGACTATCAACCCTTTTTCAGG GGTCCTGGTGGACGTGGTGGTGGTGGATTTGGCCGTGGATCAGGTGGCTTTGGTGGTGCTGCACCAGCTGGTTCAGATCTTCCTTGA
- the LOC124946057 gene encoding pentatricopeptide repeat-containing protein At2g13600-like has translation MKSSLAMSWISDPTSYYAPFLSNTIKTRNLLHGKLLHSHFIKLALSFNVFLSNRLIDMYSKCNSINCANRVFQDLPHRNVHSWNTIISAYSRLGHFVKARQLLDEMPEPDLIIHNSLLSNLTRQGRYKECIDVFIRMRKQFGVEFMDEVTLVSVMGNCACLGSIKLLHQVHSLAIVMGFRFNLISYNALIDAYGKLGHPDCSVSLFNQMSEKDVISWTSLVVAYTRASRLDDAFRIFIQMPIKNTVSWTALISGFAQNGHGDQALSLFSQMQEHQEEEEEWVVPNTLTFVTVLSVCADQASIERGKEIHGHIIRSNQSNVFLSNALIDMYCKTGDIESAEKVFDRMIERDIVSWNTLATGLAQNGYGKEAIRIIERMILDNTKPNHVTFLAIISACCHAGLLSEGLEILQSMEKDHCVTPRAEHFALIIDLLGKTTTGRNGLKEAIDLIENSGIGLNHVGLWGAVLGACRVHGDLSLAEKATKKLLELEPENVGRDVMVSNIYAEIGRWEDVERVRERMNANHLRKESGYSSVEVNNVRFNFVANFKSPCGGKEDDVYDLLRCLKVHMVD, from the coding sequence ATGAAATCATCATTAGCCATGTCCTGGATATCTGATCCCACATCTTATTATGCACCCTTCCTTTCAAACACTATCAAAACACGAAATCTCCTTCATGGAAAGCTCCTCCATTCTCACTTCATTAAACTAGCTCTCTCTTTCAATGTCTTCCTCTCCAATCGTCTCATCGATATGTACTCCAAATGTAACTCCATTAACTGCGCAAACAGGGTTTTTCAGGATCTCCCACACAGAAATGTTCATTCTTGGAACACCATCATCTCAGCTTATTCTCGATTGGGTCATTTCGTTAAAGCACGCCAACTGCTCGATGAAATGCCTGAACCAGATCTCATCATCCATAACTCATTGCTTTCGAATCTAACCCGTCAAGGTCGATATAAAGAATGCATTGATGTTTTCATAAGAATGCGGAAACAGTTCGGTGTGGAATTCATGGACGAGGTAACATTGGTTAGTGTAATGGGTAATTGCGCTTGTTTGGGTTCCATTAAACTACTGCATCAGGTTCATAGTCTTGCAATTGTAATGGGTTTCAGATTTAATCTTATAAGTTATAATGCATTGATTGATGCTTATGGAAAATTAGGTCATCCTGATTGCTCTGTTTCACTGTTTAATCAAATGTCTGAGAAGGATGTTATATCATGGACATCATTGGTTGTTGCTTACACTCGCGCTTCTAGATTAGATGATGCATTTCGCATTTTCATTCAGATGCCGATTAAAAATACTGTTTCTTGGACTGCTTTGATTTCGGGTTTTGCTCAAAATGGCCATGGTGATCAAGCTTTGTCTTTATTTAGTCAAATGCAGGAacatcaagaagaagaagaagaatgggTTGTTCCAAATACTTTAACTTTTGTCACCGTTTTAAGTGTATGCGCCGATCAAGCATCAATCGAAAGAGGAAAAGAGATTCATGGGCACATAATTAGATCCAATCAATCGAATGTGTTTCTGTCTAATGCATTAATCGACATGTATTGTAAAACTGGAGACATTGAATCTGCAGAAAAGGTGTTCGATAGAATGATTGAAAGAGATATCGTATCATGGAATACTCTAGCTACTGGATTAGCTCAAAACGGCTATGGAAAGGAAGCGATTCGAATTATCGAGAGGATGATATTGGACAATACAAAACCTAATCACGTTACGTTTCTCGCGATTATTTCAGCTTGTTGTCATGCGGGTTTGTTGTCTGAAGGACTCGAAATTCTTCAATCGATGGAGAAAGATCATTGTGTTACCCCTAGAGCAGAACACTTTGCTTTGATTATTGATTTGCTTGGAAAGACAACAACGGGAAGAAACGGGCTGAAGGAAGCCAtagatttgattgaaaattcTGGTATTGGATTGAACCATGTTGGACTATGGGGTGCGGTTTTAGGTGCTTGTCGAGTACATGGCGACTTAAGTCTTGCGGAAAAGGCTACTAAAAAATTGTTGGAGCTGGAGCCTGAAAACGTGGGAAGAGATGTTATGGTTTCGAATATTTACGCTGAGATTGGAAGGTGGGAAGATGTTGAACGAGTTAGGGAACGAATGAATGCAAATCATTTGAGAAAAGAATCGGGTTACAGTTCGGTTGAGGTGAATAACGTTAGGTTTAATTTCGTCGCCAACTTCAAGAGTCCGTGTGGTGGAAAGGAAGACGATGTATATGATCTACTCCGATGCCTCAAAGTTCATATGGTAGATTGA
- the LOC124946218 gene encoding WRKY transcription factor 22-like, producing MTDFAGAGDWDLRAVVRGCNFSMDDHPHTCFSPLITDNNNDDDLIFGNFVFPEYLFDSNTTASNNSDLDLEDLYKPFYPTSSNHCTFSPQSTSSEKLLSDDSLVGTAVAADADCSKAVGSSSKYRKRKNQHKRVVMEVTAEGLSSDMWAWRKYGQKPIKGSPYPRSYYRCSSSRGCPARKQVERSHSDPTTFIITYTAEHNHSKPTRRNSLAGTTRQRFSNSPVSIGTNKPTLMEDVEDKKKMKNKKNVDRIRSVLLKKNEMETGLLEDRFINEAAEENVISHDHHMMIMNDDFFVDFEEQLNDIGFNQTHSATTTTTTSGSSFW from the exons ATGACTGATTTCGCCGGCGCCGGAGATTGGGATTTACGGGCGGTTGTCCGGGGCTGCAATTTCTCCATGGACGACCACCCACATACATGTTTCTCTCCATTGATTACCGACAACAACAACGATGATGATCTGATTTTTGGAAATTTCGTTTTTCcagaatatttatttgatagtaATACTACTGCAAGTAATAATTCAGATCTCGATCTTGAAGATCTATACAAACCCTTTTATCCGACAAGCTCCAATCACTGTACTTTCTCTCCTCAATCTACTTCATCGGAGAAGTTGCTTTCCGATGATTCCCTTGTCGGTACGGCTGTTGCTGCTGATGCTGATTGTTCTAAAGCTGTCGGATCatcaagtaaatatagaaaaag aaaaaatcaGCATAAGAGAGTTGTGATGGAAGTAACAGCCGAAGGTCTATCTTCAGACATGTGGGCTTGGCGTAAATATGGTCAAAAACCCATTAAAGGATCTCCATATccaag GAGTTACTATAGATGCAGCAGTTCAAGAGGATGTCCAGCAAGGAAACAAGTTGAACGTAGCCATTCGGATCCGACGACTTTCATTATCACCTACACAGCCGAACACAACCATTCCAAGCCCACTCGTAGGAATTCACTCGCTGGCACCACCCGCCAACGTTTTTCTAATAGTCCTGTCTCGATTGGTACCAATAAACCGACACTCATGGAGGATGTTGAGGAtaagaaaaagatgaagaataagaagaatGTGGACAGAATTAGATCAGTGTtgttgaagaaaaatgaaatggaGACAGGATTATTAGAAGATAGATTCATAAATGAAGCAGCCGAGGAAAATGTTATAAGTCATGATCATCATATGATGATAATGAACGATGACTTTTTCGTGGACTTTGAGGAACAATTAAACGATATCGGatttaatcaaacacattcggCCACCACTACCACTACCACCAGCGGCAGCAGCTTTTGGTGA
- the LOC124946219 gene encoding proteinase inhibitor-like, producing MSTTMSRNCPGKNVWPELVGKHADAAAATIEKENPKVKTIILPQGSGTTKDFRCDRVWVFVDDHHRVVEVPRIT from the exons ATGTCGACAACCATGTCACGAAACTGCCCAG GTAAGAATGTTTGGCCAGAACTTGTTGGAAAACATGCAGATGCAGCAGCAGCAACTATAGAGAAGGAGAATCCAAAGGTCAAAACTATAATCTTGCCCCAGGGCTCGGGCACCACTAAGGATTTCAGGTGCGATCGCGTCTGGGTTTTTGTCGATGATCACCACAGAGTTGTCGAAGTTCCTAGAATCACTTGA